The Lactuca sativa cultivar Salinas chromosome 2, Lsat_Salinas_v11, whole genome shotgun sequence genome includes the window CAATCTCAATGTGTTTTGTGTGCTCATGAAACACTGAATGCTTGGAAATCATTATCGCACTCTCTTTGTCATAATACAAAGGGGTAGGCTGAGAGATGTGAACACCCATATCTGCAAGAAGCTATCTCAACCAAACAATCTCACAAGTAGTGATAGCCATGGCTCGATACTCAAATTTTGTAGAAGAACAAGAGACATCATGTTGTTTCTTACTCTTCCATGATATCAATGAATCACCAAGAAAAACACAATACCTAGTAGTGGACTTATGATCATAAATATCACTATCCTAATTAGCGTTACTATAGGCACACAACTCAAGAGAGGATGTAGATGGAAACACAAGGGTGAGAAACTGAGTACCACGAAGATATCTCAAAATACGAAGAACGACTCCCTAATGAATAGTAGAAGGGGCAATGACAAACTGGCCAACCACATGAACTGCATGATCAATATCCGATCTAGTGACAGTCAGGTAAACCAAACTCCCTACAATGGTACGATAAATGTTTGTATCTGATAAGGGGACACCATAAGTTGGAGAATACTTTGCATTACTCTCTATAGGCGTATCAACTGTAACATTATCCGTGAGTTGTGCGCATTCAAACAAGTCTGAAATATACTTAGTTTGAGATAAAAGAAGAAACCAACAGATGAAAAGGCTGAGAATTATGTAGCCTTACTGGATTCATGGGAGACTGATAACTCCAAGATCAATGGTTCTTCTTCTTACAGAAAGCACACTCGTCAAATGCAACTTTGAGGAGTTTGAAGACTGAGGTTGTTGTGGAACAACAAATATAGCAGGAGTAGCTTTCTTGGGACCTTTGTCAACATGAGACTTGATACGAGTTTCTTCAGCAATCAACTCGTGAACAACCGAATCAACAGTGGGAAGAGGTGTGCGATGCAAGATTAATCCACGAAAGCCTTCAAATTTGAACGTAATGTCATCAAGAACTGAACCAAACGTTTCTCTTCCCTTCTATCAATATAAGGcttaaaagccttcaacacatcagGTTCTGTAAGAGCCAAATAATCCCACAAATTCAACATAGCCGCATAAAATTCCTGAACACTGAGATTATTCTGTTGGAGGGCTCGAATATCAGATACTGCTTTGCAAAGTTAGACTAAGTATATAGCCTAGCCAAGTGATCCTAAACCTTCTTTGTTGTATCATACTTCGCTAACTGAGTACCAATAGACTAGATAACATAATTATTAATACAAGTACTGATCTTGGAGTTATCAATCTCCTATGAATCCAGTAAGGCTGCATAATTCTCAGCATTTTTCATCTGTTGGTTTCTTCTTTTCACCTGTAACAATTCCCCACATAGTCTTGTCGCGCAAGAAATTCTTCATAACATAACTCCAATAGGCATAGTTCTTATCATCAAGTTGGATACTAATGGACCGAATAAAATCATCTCTCAGGGCCATATTTCAATAATAGTCAAACAAGAATAATCAAAACAACAGtaaatacaaataacaacatcaaTAATCAATAACTCGAAATCAACAAAACCAACATGTGGAACGAAACCCCTTGAAATCaacaaaacaaacaaattaaaCCAACCAGAATACAGAAACGAGCAGCAACAATCAGTAGTTCGATCCGCGCAACGTCGTGTCTGCTACCACTCGccccaaaaacaaaaaatacagaAGATCAACCTAACTTTGATACCATGAAAACTAACAAAACATAAAACGGTTTGGGTTTCgtattattatcaaatgaaaagtacTAGATACAATAAatgaaaaaaacataatttatagaCCAACTAATTAGAGTTTCCTAGCTAATGGGCTAATATAAAACCCAATACAAAATAAAGCCCACTAACAAAAATTCCAACAAAATTTGAGCTCAATGGAGCTCGAATAGTTTGAAAGTTTTCACTAAATGTTGCTCATTTAAACAAACATGCTTAAGGAGCTTGACAAAATCTAACCGAAACGAGCTCAAGTGTGATTGAGCCCCAATAACTTGACAAAAGTTTGCAAAATTTCCACCCTTAATTACATAGATAGCTTTACATATAACATGGGGTTAAAGAGACCTAAAAAAGAATTCGAATTGAGCCTTACGAACTCCAAGTCGAGCTATTTTATTGACcattaaaaaaataatcaaaGATTTTGTATTTTGACTGGATTTGGTGTAATGCACGCAATTGCATTGCTTCGTGCACCTCTTTGATATTTCTATGTTTGAGTTGTTGAACCGAAACAAATCAAGCCACGAGCCACATGAAGAACATCGACCAAACGGTAAGTGAGACCGACGCCAAACCATACGACCACATCATAATCACCGAACATTCACTTTCACCAGCTCCAAATAATTGTGTTATCGTACCTATAATATCAACAAATTTCACAACTTGTCATAAAAAATCCAAGATGAACATGTCTAACAAATTTCACAACTTCTACTCTCATACCAATGTTCATGGATGGTGGAACCGCAAACTGTAGTAAAAGAACATAGACATAAAGAGGATCTGGATGCACTAAGCCCAAGTAAATCGCTCCTTTCACGATTAAAATGCCAACAAGTGGCAACAAAACTAACCGAACTGCTACGATTCCAAACACAATTGGTAACGAGACACGAGATGATCCCTTCAAACCTACAAAATGCAAATTATGTCTACTAAACACTAATTTCAAGCAATTGAATACATAAAAAAACTCGATTTATAACTAATCTAAGTTTAGTTACCTCGTAAGAGGTTAGCACCCAAAATCAATGTCATAGTCGGGATTGCAGCGTCTCTGTGACATGGGAATAGGATCCATTAATGTTAGACTAGTTTCTTTCGATGTGGGTCCCATTTCATAACAGGATCTACAAACCAAAAAATCTACACATGCTAAAAAGGATCATACCCTACTAAGGATGCAGAATCTTGGATCACATGAAGAGGAGCATCTGTGCCTATTAGTAGCCTACGCATTGGCCCTACCATTCCAACAACGAGGCCTACAATCTTTACAATAATAGAAAAATTGTTATGCAATGTATTACGTTTCAGGTTAAATAATACGCATGTAGGGGTTGGCAAAAGTAGCATACCGCTGCTGTGGTTGAAGGTGCCAACAACGACTTCAAGTTAATCCTTCTTGAAAAGTTCCCCAAATGTTGCTTCACTGTATATAACATCACCTGATGCATGACATTTAAGGTCAAACTTGTAAGTATATTCTTCAGTCATGAATGAAAGCGAAACAATACCTTCGTTTTTTTCTTGATGTTGAAAGTAGATGAAGATAATGGAATCAAGCTTTCAGTCAAATCCTCTTGCTCAGTTACTGCTTCTGTGACAACATTGTTACCAGAATCTTGGGAGAATACCCGAAGTAGGTTGTACACGAAAGTCCAAACAAATAAAGATCCCATCTAATGAAACACATTGTTTACAACATATAAATATGGCAATTTAACGAGTTTGAAAAGCTAATTATCCATAGAATTAAGTACATACTGCCATAGATAGTGAAGCATACGCCATGGCATACCCATGACAAACATCAGGATCACCAAAGGGACTTCCTTTCTCTTTGCATACAGCTGGGACGATAATCAAAAGCAAATTTCCCAGGTTTCCTGtaattcaaaatcaaaattttaaatttttattcagCTTATAGGAGGGTATTTTAGGTAATTTACCTGCTGAACAGGTCCCTAAGATGAGGCCCTTGAGATGTTCAGGTGGTCTTGTGATGATCAAAAGCAGCCATCCAAGTGCAGCCCCTAATATGAATGTAATAAGAATATTGACAGGCATAAACCACCTGCATTGTTTTTAACAGTTAATCaaattgaaaaacatttttaaagACAACAACAGCAGAGAAAATCAAATGAAAAACAGAGAACGTAGAACTCTATAAATAAAACTTACATTGAAATGATGCTTTCGAGAGTGATTGTTTGAGCAAGATTGCTAGCCACGAGTGCTGGATTAGACACAAAGAACACACCCTGATAACATACAAAATCGAATCTTTAATCAAATTGAAAATTTTCTTGAACATGTGCATTTAAATTTGAACCCACGAATATGAGTTCATAATCAGCAAAAGTAGAACATCAATCGAATTTGACAAATCTTTCGAACCATAATTAGTAACATCCATGGGTAGTCTGGAATTCAAGCTAAGCATTTGACCATTGGTAAGTTACAAGTCAACTATGCGCACAATGACGATGAGTAACTTGAATTACCGAATGAGAATTATCATCGTAAGCATTCGTAATAACAAAGGGAAAAGCTTACATTATTGACGTGCTTCCTTGCAGTTTGTCCCAAAATATCAACAGAATCCAAAGCAAGAATTGAGCCGAGTGCAGTAATTATCAGAACTTTGAGAATAGGCGTAGAAGCAGCAGAAAACAGATCCAGAAACCCCATCTGTTAAACAAAACTGTTTCCAGAAATCTCAAGAAACAATCGAACTGCTTCTAAGATTGTGAAGCGTgctactagtatatatatagaaAAGACAACAAGAAATGGGGAAGACTATATATATAAACTGAAGCAGTAGGGACAATCACCATAAAAATACAACAGCAACAAGACGAGAAGATACCATTAGATCTtcgatatattttaaaaaaaaggaGCTATATTCAGATCTTTGACAAAACCAGTTTGGTAGCAAAAAGGAAGATACCACTCTTCGAAAATTCAAACATTTGACCAAAACAAGTTTGGTAGCCAAAAGAAGGATCGGTTACGTGTAGTTTAATGAACACGACCGCTCCACGTCTATCACATGCATGTGGGTTTAATCTGACAATGACATTCGTAGTGTCAACCATTTTAGGGCTCCACGTTTCTTGGTCAATAAAAAATACTATTGAATCCTATTATCAACTTAAGTAATAAtatttttgaaattgaaaaaagTATAGCTGAATTTTCTTAGGCTttgcttattattatttttgtgttttacgTTCGGAAAACTTACAGAGAGATAGAATCAGTATAATGAGTATGTATagcttaataataataataataataataataataataataataacttataTAAATGGTTCGTGTGGTTTCTCAGATTTCGTATGTATTATCCATAACTCTTTTCATTAGACACTAGTCATTTATCCGCGCAAAGCAGTGAGCGACAAATAGTTTATTTcgacaattaatttcttttcgatggagaatgattattttcaaATCAATCATTAGTTTGTGTTAGtaaacatgtcatattaaaaataaagaaaattcatgaaatgaccaaaaccttggaagagaagatttataggagtttgtttaaattttaatattattttattagtgattagttgtacaattaacttaatgatttggacgtcttaaaaaaattattattttattcaatctatttttagaaatagtgggatttgttttataagatagtaaagactaggtgtgagacccgtgtattatacgggttgattaaaaaaattaaatataaagatttaaaatattaaacatttttaaaataaaattttgaaataaatacggTTGCAATGATAAATAAGTAGATACTTCCgatcaatactaataaaaaaaataatcgaCATATTTTAAAGAAGTGTCTTGAATCACAACTTTCTAAAAAACAATCTCATCTTTTATGAAGACTGTCATTGACTCTGGTTTATTTTCAATGCAAAACATATCGTTAATGAATTATTTTCTTTGAAATGTGACAGTAATCATTTTATATATGTCTAATATATTCTTGAAATAAAAGTATGGTttctatattattttaaaataaacgaATGTTGATTATATAAATTAAAGTACTATATGGTTTTTTTGAAAGAcggaaattttaataaataaaataatttaaaattttgagcAAACAACAGTGTAATAGTACATATAAGTAAAAATACGTCTCCAcaataaaagaacaaaaaacaAATTATATTACTTCCTTTATCTTGAAATTATTGTCTACACACAAAAAACAtacatattaaaaatattaattatcataataactttcatataaagacatTAATTGAATGTCATATGGTTGgatattttccttttattttttaattaaatattttatttttaacataagCTTTCCATATTAATAATCTCCTTATAACTTCCAAAATCATCAGTCTCGTGAAAGCCTCCAAGATGAGTTATGTGTTCTTAATGCCAAAAAATGTTAATTAGTTCATAGGATTTACATTTAAAGGGGAGAAAGTAGAAAAAGACTAATTAATGTTGATAATAATTCTTGATTTATTGCCCAATTAATGTTGATATGAATTCATGATTTATTGTCTAATTTTCCTTATTTACATGTgtaataaatgtttttaaaatgcaaaaaaaaccacaaaatgccatgtgaaaaaaaatagaaaaaatgagAAAAAGCCATGTGACATATTGAATAAGAAGaagacaagtggcaaaaaaaaattcttatttattaggatagataAGTTGTTTTATCCATAACTCTTTTCATTACACATAAGTTTTGGTGGTTTCAGTTTCTGGTTGACTATTGACccatataaaataatttttatgtcttttatattttattttaaaagatttttacacAAAAGAAAAGTACCCCCACCCTACATACCCataccataaacacatataccCACCCCATCCATTCTTCTCTTTGTTTCCAGACTCCTCCACTGCCACTTCGGACAACGATCTTTCCAACGATGAGCTACATAAAATCTGaattaaaaatcataaaacatatacataTCCTTATTGAAATCTGAATactcaaaaaaatcaaaatcaagatTTAGATTTAACAAAAAAACCTTGTTCGTAGACCATCTCAAAGTTCACCAAGCTAATTAGCTATAGactaaaaatataaagaacgccaatgTATGCTCTAACTACAAGAATCAATAGCACTAAATAATCCAAAAGAGTTTTATATTGACCTAATCAACGGTTCTTCACTATCAAGTCCTCAATTCATTATGATAAGATCTAAAATTTAAGTAGACAATTTTGATTGGAACTGAAATAAGTAGCTCGATTTGAGAGGGGCAATGTCTCCAATTGATAATGAAAAACTAGAATGAGAAAAGCATGCTTTTATTAACCCATGACATTTAATAGCTCCTCATCCTTTCATCTTCATGCTAACAATTAGGCATAGTAACTCCTCTCCACATTTTCAAATTACCGCTAACTTCCTGACCAAGTGGATCCAACTTAAGCCCAAGAACAAAATTCAGTTGGCCCATATTTTGTAGTTATGACATGTTTCTTTCTTCTCTCATATACTTTAATTATGCCTTTATCATTACTTCCCTCCGATAAAATGGCTTGTCCTCAAGGCGGAATGTAGGAAATTGTTCTGCCAACAGATCATAGGATTCCCAAGTAGCCTCCTCTACTGGGTGATTACACCAAGAGACCAACAATTCTAGAACCAACTGATTAGCCTCAGAAACCCAACAATGAGCTATAATAGAACTCAGTTGCAAGTCAATTTCCCAATCTTTAGTGATTGGTAATGGGTGTTGTTGGTCAGGAGAAAAAGAGCCATGTGCGATTTTAagtaagagaaattaaatatcctcctaccttttgcataatagaatgctaggagagatgcctttgtatgtctATTGTATGAACTGGTAGACTCGCATGTTGGtgctgattagtcagtgataaattggcctgatatgtgattccttgatgtgcacggaagtacccactaattttaatatttataacctaacaaacttagactaactatgtaCTTGtaagcagtgtacctagtcagattacaatatagcttgggtaagttgggtgtcgatcacagggaacggtgttattaattaa containing:
- the LOC111916009 gene encoding protein PIN-LIKES 3 encodes the protein MGFLDLFSAASTPILKVLIITALGSILALDSVDILGQTARKHVNNGVFFVSNPALVASNLAQTITLESIISMWFMPVNILITFILGAALGWLLLIITRPPEHLKGLILGTCSAGNLGNLLLIIVPAVCKEKGSPFGDPDVCHGYAMAYASLSMAMGSLFVWTFVYNLLRVFSQDSGNNVVTEAVTEQEDLTESLIPLSSSTFNIKKKTKVMLYTVKQHLGNFSRRINLKSLLAPSTTAAIVGLVVGMVGPMRRLLIGTDAPLHVIQDSASLVGDAAIPTMTLILGANLLRGLKGSSRVSLPIVFGIVAVRLVLLPLVGILIVKGAIYLGLVHPDPLYVYVLLLQFAVPPSMNIGTITQLFGAGESECSVIMMWSYGLASVSLTVWSMFFMWLVA